The following DNA comes from Musa acuminata AAA Group cultivar baxijiao chromosome BXJ1-4, Cavendish_Baxijiao_AAA, whole genome shotgun sequence.
TGCATGACTCTTAGCACAACGAGACTTCGTCGTACCGCTCGGTGCCTTCTTTGCACTCTCGGCCTCCGCATTGCTCTTCCTGCCGCTGCTTGATCTCCGTGACCTTATGTCGCATAGTTTCATCTCGGGAGCCTTGGCGACGCCCAACCGTAAGATCTCCCACCCAGGTGGGGCAGAACTCGCGCTCTTCCGGCCCGCACTCGTCTTCGTGACGATGCGAACCTGCGGCGTCGGACTTGGGTGGGCGTAGAAATTGTTGGCGACTGATGCACGGGGAAGTTCACGAGTGCTGCTTGAGCGACTGCTCGACGAATGGCTCCTGCTGATacaactgctgctgctgctgctgctgttgctccgACTCCCACCGCTGAAGCCCAAGTCCAGAATGATAGATGAGTACTGGTCCAGCGAGTCCGACCTCGACCCGCTCCGGCTCGCCCCCCGGCTGCCGGTGGCAAAGAAGCCACTGCCGGGGCTGATTGAGGGCTGTAGTGGAAGAATCTGTCCCTGGAAGAACACCTCGTCCGCGGCGCACATGTCGGTCTCCACCGAACTCGAAAGAAGGCCACCTGCCACCGATATCTTGAACTCGAAGTCATCGGCGGCCTCGCCAGACTTGCACTCCTCATCCATGGTTTCATCGATGACCTCTGGGAGATCTGATAGCGACAaggactcttcttcctcttcaaagGCCTCCCATTTCTCCTGTTGAGCCATTTCCAGGACTTCTCCTACCTTCTCTTTGGTGGAAAGGGAGGTTGGAAGATATGAAGGGAGACAAACGGAGGGATGAGGCATATAAAACCATGGATGGAAGGAAAGCAGAGCAGGCTCACTATATTCTAATTCCCCGAGACATTCCTGCTGTGTTGGGCCCTTGCATGCCTCCTTTCAAGGCGGCCGTAAGAAACTTCGTTTGCCCCCTCATGGATGCAATGTGGCATGCTGGATCTTCTAATGCTTGTTTATGTGTCTGGATTTGGGACAGGAAGGTGGTAATCATATATGATAAAGAAGAGTTGGTTAGGTTGGCCTAGGGAGAAAAATCCATGGGAAGATAGAGTGAAGGTGAAGGTTGATGCTTGGAGAAGTGACAAGTTAATATTGATTTGTTGTCAGGTTGGATGACCTTTATCTCCTTTCCAATCTCTCTCCTTCATTTCCTTTATGCAGGTCATGGGACAGGTGGGCCT
Coding sequences within:
- the LOC135672432 gene encoding probable membrane-associated kinase regulator 1, whose amino-acid sequence is MPHPSVCLPSYLPTSLSTKEKVGEVLEMAQQEKWEAFEEEEESLSLSDLPEVIDETMDEECKSGEAADDFEFKISVAGGLLSSSVETDMCAADEVFFQGQILPLQPSISPGSGFFATGSRGASRSGSRSDSLDQYSSIILDLGFSGGSRSNSSSSSSSCISRSHSSSSRSSSTRELPRASVANNFYAHPSPTPQVRIVTKTSAGRKSASSAPPGWEILRLGVAKAPEMKLCDIRSRRSSSGRKSNAEAESAKKAPSGTTKSRCAKSHAVCGRAAQNQQKTPPRPGGRGFICKCSSDAVEPIAMSKLTIRRK